The nucleotide sequence TCGCCGAGGTGCACGTCGAAGGCGCCGGTCGCCTCGACGAGCTGATCGACGGTGCGCGGGCCGATGATCGTCGCGGAGACCCCGGGGCGGGCCAGCAGCCAGGCCACGGCCACGTCGGCGGGCTTCGCGCCGAGCTCGTCGCAGAGATCCTCGTAGGCCTGCACCGCGTCGCGGTGCCGATCCAGCTTGGCCAGCCGCTTGCCCCGGTGGGTGGCGATCCGGGCGCCGGGCAGCGGCCCGCCCATGGTCTGCTCGCGTTCCTTCCGGAGGATCCCGCCGAGCAGCCCGGCATCCAGCGGCGACCAGGGCATCATGCCGACGCCGTAGTGCGCACAGGCGGGCAGCACCTCCAGCTCCGCGGTGCGTTCGAGCAGGTTGTAGATGGTCTGCTCGCTGACCAGGCCGGGCCTGCCCCGGCGGGCGGCGGCCTCCTGACCGGCGGCGATGTGCCATCCGGGGTGGTTGGAGGAGCCCACGTAGACGATCTTCCCCTGCGTCTTGAGCAGGTCCATCGCCTCCCAGATCTCCTCCCACGGCGTGGTCCGGTCGATGTGGTGCATCTGGTAGAGGTCGATGTGGTCCACGCCGAGCCTGCGCAGCGACGCCTCGCAGGCCCGCCGGATGTGCAGTGCGGAGAGGCCCGAGTTGTTCGGCCACTCGGCCAT is from Pseudonocardia autotrophica and encodes:
- a CDS encoding aldo/keto reductase — translated: MEYTHLGRSGLTVSRLVLGTDNFGTQTTPEDAAAIMDRALDLGINVIDTGDVYGWRFGEGYTEQIIGTWLAGGAGRRDRTVLATKLYGQMAEWPNNSGLSALHIRRACEASLRRLGVDHIDLYQMHHIDRTTPWEEIWEAMDLLKTQGKIVYVGSSNHPGWHIAAGQEAAARRGRPGLVSEQTIYNLLERTAELEVLPACAHYGVGMMPWSPLDAGLLGGILRKEREQTMGGPLPGARIATHRGKRLAKLDRHRDAVQAYEDLCDELGAKPADVAVAWLLARPGVSATIIGPRTVDQLVEATGAFDVHLGDEVLARLDAIFPGPGPAPEAYSW